The window ACCACGGCGAGTGGTAGCCGTCGCCGTCCTCCCCCCACCCGTCCCGGTGGGCCGACTCGACCCGCCGGATCAGCTCCTCCGGAATCGACTCCATCGGGTCGACGTCCAGCGCGAACCGGTCCCAGTGGGTCCGCGCCGGGTGGTCCTGCGGCATGAACAGGCAGTCGTTGATCCAGAAGTCGCTGTCGGCGTGGGGCCCCTCCATCTCCTGGAACCCCATGCCGACCAGGACGTCCTTCACGCGGTCGGCGGTCCGCCGGAGCACGTGCTTCCGGCCGCCGGAGACGCCGGGCGCGTCGGCCTCGACGTTGTACTCGGCGAACTCCACGTCGCGCCACTCGCCGCTGGCGAGCAGCTCCGGGGTGAGCTCCGAGACGGTCTCGGTCGCCTCCACGCCCGTCATCAGGGCGTCGACGCCGTCGTCGGTCAGCGTCACCGACCGCGTGACCGACTCGCCGCGGTCGACGAGCCCGCGGGAGTCCAGCTGGTCGAGGACCGCGTCCTCGACCGCGGGGTCGTCTCCCCCGGCGAGCGCCGCGAGCGCGGCCGCCTCGGAGTCGGCGTCGGGGTCGGCGTCAGCGTCGACCGTCAGCTCGCCCGAATCGATCGCGCCGAACCCCTTCCGCGCGAAGTTCGAGAGGGCGATGTCGACCTCGGGGCCGTCAAGGTCGGCCTCGCCGATGACCCGTCCCATCGAGACCGCGGACTCGTCGGCGCCGAGCGCGAGCCCGGCCCGGTAGAGCCGCGTCTCGGGGAGCCCGTCGTCGACGTAGCGCCGTCCCTCGTCGGTGAGATCGGCCGTCTCCGCGGTGCGCTCGGCGACGGAGCAGAGGCCCTCATCGCGGAGGTCGAAGGCGGCGCCGACGACCGTCTCGGGCTTTAAGCCCGTCTCCGTCGCGATCTCGTCTATCGTCCGTTCGTCCGTCGCGCTCGCGGCCTCGAGGACCGCGAGCTGTCGTTCCGGGAGTCGCATTCGAGTTGTATCCATACGCGTGTGGCTGGTTGGTAACGGTTCCGGCACGTCGCTCTCGCGGGACGGCGCGGGGCGGTCGACCTCCTCCCGCACCATCCCGTCGCCGCCGAACCGCGCGGTTTCGCCGCCCGACCGCGGGGCGGGTCCGCCGCGCGCCGGTTACTTAAAAAAGCGCTCGAACGCGTCGCCGTCGGCTCTCCGAGCGATACCCGCCGTGGCGCGTTCGAGTGCCATGCGATCCCGTGACGCGTGAGTCCCGTTAACCGTTTCGCTCCGGTCGGGGCCGATCCGCCCCCACCGACTGATCCGCATTATCTGGTTTGATTACCGGCGCCGAGAGCTTATATACCGGAGCGGAGTTCGGACCGGTATGAGCAGTGTCCCGACAAGCGCTTCCAACGCCGGCTCGATTTCCGGACCGGTCCGCGTCGCCCACGGCCGTACCGACCGATCCCCGAGCCGCGCGGTCGTCGAGGCGCTCGCGGACCTCGCCGGCGTCGCCACCGATGCGCTCGCCGCCGAGACCGGCATCGTCCTGTACGATCACGTCGACCCCGACGCGCTCGACGCGCTCGTCGAGCACCGTCCCGACGGCGAGATCGCCCTCTCCTTTTCCGTCGACGAGTACGACGTGCGGGTCGACCGCGACGCGGTCGTCGCTCGCGTCGACGAGTAGCGCCCCCGAGCCTCTCTCTCTCCCGTCAACGAGTAGCGCCCCCGAGCCTCTCGCTCCCGTCAGTTCTCGTCTTCCGCCCGCTCCCGGAGCGCCGCGATCCGATCGCCGAGCGGCGGCTGCACCTCGAACCACGTCGACCAGTCGCCCGTCTCTGGCTCGACGCCCCGAACGGCGGCGACGCGCTCGAAGGCGTCGGCGACGCGCTCCGCGCCGACCGCGTCCGCGGCGCGGGCGTCGGCCGCGTACTGCACACGTCGTCCGACCCAGAACGCGGCGACTCCGACGGCGACGAGCGATGCGAAGCCGGCCTGAAACGGCACCGCTACCGTCACGATCGCCGCCAGGATCGCGAGCACCGCCGCGATCGCGACCGCGCGGAACTCGCCGTAGTACGTCTCGACGCGCCCCGCCTCGGCCGCGAGGAGCCCGGTCGCGACGTCCTCGTCGAGGCCGTCGAGCACGCTCTCTGTGACGAACAGGACCCGCCTGCCCGGCGGGCCGCGCACGGCGACCTCGACCCGTCCGATGTCCGACCCGTCCTCGTCGGCAGTCGTTTCCTCGCTCGCCCCCCCGTCTCTCGTCCCCTCGTCGCTCGTCGCCCCGTCGGTCTCGATCGCGACCCGCTCCACGCCGAGGCCGGCGGTCTCGCGGAGCGACGTGAGCCGCCTCCGCTCCGCGTCCGTCGGTTCCCGCAGGTCGCGGAAGCGGTCGGCGGCGTACAGCGGTCCGACCTCGACCGCGAGGAAGCCGACGACGGCGACGCCGACGAGGAACGCGACCGTGAGCATGGCTCTCCCTCCGTTCCGGACCGAATAAAACGACCCGATGTCCCGCGCCCAGTGCCCGTCAGCGGGGGACCCGCTCGGCCAGGTTCTGAATCGCCCCCGCCGCGTCGCTGTCCGGCGCGGCGTCGACGACCGGGCGCTCCGCGGCGACGGAGCGACCGACCCGCGGGTCCGCGGGGATCACCGCCGCGGGCGCGCCCAGCGCGTCGGCGACGGCCTCGGTCGGCGGCTCTTCGGTCACCCGGTTGACGGCGCAGCCGACGAGACCGGCGTCGAGCTCGCGGGCCAGTTCCCGCGTCCGGATCGCGTCGGCCAGCGCGAACGCCCGCGGGGAGACGACCAGCAGGCACGCGTCCGCGACCGCGAGCGGGACGCCGGCGTCCGCCCGTCGGCCGGCCGGACAGTCGAGGACGACGACCCCGCACTCCCGCTCGATCGCTGCGATCGCGTCTCCGAGGGCCGAGAGGTCGCAGGCGCGGGCGCCGGCGAGCGTCCGACCGCAGGGGGCGACGTCCACCGGGCCGGCCCGAACGATCTCGGTCGGATCGGCGCGCCCCGCGAGCACGTCGTGGAGGTCCGGACCGCGTCCACCGGGGAGGTCGGCCATGCCGAGGTCCGCGTCGACCGCGACCGCGTCGAGCGCGGCGGCGACGTTGTACGCGAGCGTGGTCTTCCCGACGCCGCCCTTGCCACCGGCGACGGCGAGGATCACGCGAGCCGCTCCAGCGCCTCGATCGGCGCGTCCGTCGCCGCGGCGCGCTCCGCCAGCGCCGCGGCGCGCTCGCTCACCGCCCGGAGCCGCTCCGCGTCCGCCGCCACGCGCTCGTCGAGGTCGGCGAGCGCGTCGACGCCGCCGGCGTCTGCGACCGCGTCCGTCGCCGTCGCCACGTCTGCGTCGGTCAGCTGCTCCGCCCGATCGACCCGCGCCTCGACCGCGGCGAACCAGTCGTCGACCGCATCGGGGCCCGCGCTCTCCGGCTCGTCGGCATCGCAGGCCCCGTTGTCCTCGCCGGTCACCCGTTCCCCGTCGACCGCCGCGCGCGGCGGCCGATGGTCACCGAGGTCGCGGAGTGCGGTCGCCACCGCCGACTCGCCGGGTTCGTCGTCGCTCGAACCGACGACTCCGCCGGCGGGTTCGTCC is drawn from Halorubrum sp. CBA1229 and contains these coding sequences:
- a CDS encoding HalOD1 output domain-containing protein — protein: MSSVPTSASNAGSISGPVRVAHGRTDRSPSRAVVEALADLAGVATDALAAETGIVLYDHVDPDALDALVEHRPDGEIALSFSVDEYDVRVDRDAVVARVDE
- a CDS encoding phenylalanine--tRNA ligase subunit alpha; the protein is MRLPERQLAVLEAASATDERTIDEIATETGLKPETVVGAAFDLRDEGLCSVAERTAETADLTDEGRRYVDDGLPETRLYRAGLALGADESAVSMGRVIGEADLDGPEVDIALSNFARKGFGAIDSGELTVDADADPDADSEAAALAALAGGDDPAVEDAVLDQLDSRGLVDRGESVTRSVTLTDDGVDALMTGVEATETVSELTPELLASGEWRDVEFAEYNVEADAPGVSGGRKHVLRRTADRVKDVLVGMGFQEMEGPHADSDFWINDCLFMPQDHPARTHWDRFALDVDPMESIPEELIRRVESAHRDGWGEDGDGYHSPWSEEFAREVALRGHTTSLSMRYLSGIAGAELEPPQRYFSVEKVYRNDTLDPTHLLEFFQIEGWVMAEDLSVRDLMGTFEEFYRQFGITDIRFKPHYNPYTEPSFELFGEHPETGEEIEIGNSGVFREEVTGPLGVDCDVMAWGLALERLAMLTTGAEDIRDLHGTLADIEFLRDAEVSY
- a CDS encoding chromosome partitioning protein ParA gives rise to the protein MILAVAGGKGGVGKTTLAYNVAAALDAVAVDADLGMADLPGGRGPDLHDVLAGRADPTEIVRAGPVDVAPCGRTLAGARACDLSALGDAIAAIERECGVVVLDCPAGRRADAGVPLAVADACLLVVSPRAFALADAIRTRELARELDAGLVGCAVNRVTEEPPTEAVADALGAPAAVIPADPRVGRSVAAERPVVDAAPDSDAAGAIQNLAERVPR
- a CDS encoding peptidase, with amino-acid sequence MLTVAFLVGVAVVGFLAVEVGPLYAADRFRDLREPTDAERRRLTSLRETAGLGVERVAIETDGATSDEGTRDGGASEETTADEDGSDIGRVEVAVRGPPGRRVLFVTESVLDGLDEDVATGLLAAEAGRVETYYGEFRAVAIAAVLAILAAIVTVAVPFQAGFASLVAVGVAAFWVGRRVQYAADARAADAVGAERVADAFERVAAVRGVEPETGDWSTWFEVQPPLGDRIAALRERAEDEN